A single window of Nicotiana sylvestris chromosome 3, ASM39365v2, whole genome shotgun sequence DNA harbors:
- the LOC104229772 gene encoding COBRA-like protein 4, producing MRLKMSQKGMSFEGKDCSNQCQLLLLFPLAKLISFAFVLSAILPHADAFDPLDPFGNITIKWDVMSWTPDGYVAVVTMNNFQMYRHIMSPGWTLGWNWAKKEVIWSIVGAQATEQGDCSKFKGNVPHCCKKDPVILDLLPGVPYNQQFSNCCKGGVMASWGEDPSESVSSFQISVGLAGTSNKTVKLPKNFSLLGPGPGYTCGPAKIVPSTVFLTADHRRKTQALMTWNVTCTYSQFLASKYPSCCVSFSTFYNDTITPCPTCACGCNRKHNCIMSDSEKLKKKGINTPRKDNEPLLQCTHHMCPIRVHWHVKINYKDYWRVKIAITNFNYRLNYTQWTLVAQHPNLNNVTQVFSFNYKPLVPYQSVNDTGMFYGMKFYNDLLMEAGPAGNVQSEVLMQKDKESFTLKSGWGFPRRVYFNGAECKLPPPDSYPTLPNFTEKRPFSFSSTVICMILMIFLTW from the exons ATGAGACTAAAGATGTCTCAGAAAGGAATGTCTTTTGAGGGAAAAGATTGTTCCAATCAATGCCAACTCCTCCTCTTATTTCCTCTAGCAAAGCTGATCTCCTTCGCATTCGTCTTGTCTGCTATCTTGCCTCATGCAG ATGCATTTGATCCATTGGATCCATTTGGTAACATCACAATAAAATGGGATGTCATGTCTTGGACACCAGATGGCTATGTA GCTGTAGTCACAATGAATAATTTCCAAATGTATCGGCACATTATGAGCCCGGGATGGACATTAGGATGGAACTGGGCAAAGAAAGAAGTGATATGGTCAATTGTGGGAGCACAAGCAACAGAGCAAGGTGACTGCTCTAAGTTTAAAGGAAACGTACCACATTGTTGCAAGAAGGACCCTGTAATTCTGGACTTGCTTCCTGGAGTTCCTTACAACCAACAGTTCAGCAATTGCTGCAAAGGTGGTGTTATGGCATCTTGGGGCGAAGATCCTTCCGAGTCAGTTTCTTCCTTTCAGATTAGTGTTGGACTTGCTGGAACATCAAACAAGACGGTGAAATTGCCCAAGAATTTCAGTCTGCTTGGTCCAGGACCAGGCTACACTTGTGGCCCTGCTAAGATAGTTCCATCCACTGTTTTCCTCACTGCAGATCACAGGAGAAAAACTCAAGCATTGA TGACCTGGAATGTGACATGCACCTATTCTCAGTTTCTGGCGTCCAAGTACCCGAGTTGTTGTGTTTCTTTCTCAACTTTCTACAACGACACCATCACTCCTTGCCCAACCTGTGCTTGTGGTTGCAACCGTAAACACAACTGTATCAT GAGCGACTCAGAGAAACTGAAAAAGAAGGGAATAAACACTCCAAGAAAGGATAATGAGCCATTGCTGCAATGCACCCACCACATGTGCCCAATACGCGTTCACTGGCACGTTAAGATCAATTACAAGGATTATTGGCGAGTCAAGATTGCTATCACTAACTTCAACTACAGATTGAACTATACACAATGGACACTTGTTGCACAACATCCTAATCTCAACAATGTAACTCAAGTTTTCAGCTTCAACTACAAGCCTCTCGTGCCATACCAATCCGTTA ATGATACTGGCATGTTCTATGGCATGAAATTTTACAATGATCTCTTGATGGAAGCTGGACCTGCGGGGAATGTTCAGTCTGAGGTGCTTATGCAAAAAGATAAGGAGTCATTTACACTAAAGTCTGGATGGGGATTTCCCCGCAGAGTCTACTTCAATGGAGCTGAATGCAAACTCCCTCCTCCGGATTCATACCCAACTTTGCCCAACTTTACTGAAAAACGACCATTTTCATTTTCAAGCACTGTAATTTGCATGATTTTGATGATTTTCCTAACCTGGTAA